The following are encoded together in the Sparus aurata chromosome 1, fSpaAur1.1, whole genome shotgun sequence genome:
- the LOC115591548 gene encoding caspase-6-like — MSNTDEGSVATDSATATDSTACTKNQTETDAVIRSCLGSLGEYKMDNKRRGRALIFNQECFLWGLDLNMRRGTNVDRDNLEMRLKELNFEVETHNNLKQVEVLEKISKAAEADHSDADCFLLVFLSHGEKDHVWTHDEKISIQDITSKFKGDKCRSLVGKPKVFIFQACRGDQSDIPVTPCAAGVSESDKNYVAMDTGALYTLPAGADFLMCYSVAEGYYSFREPSNGSWYVQDLCDLLQKFGDSLEFTQLLTWVNWKVSMRKVESVDNPKIDGKKQVPCFASMLTKKLFFKPKK, encoded by the exons ATGTCTAACACAGATGAAG GGAGTGTTGCTACAGACAGCGCAACAGCAACAGACAGTACAG CATGCACGAAGAACCAGACAGAGACTGATGCCGTCATCAGAAG CTGTTTGGGTTCTCTGGGGGAGTACAAGATGGACAACAAACGACGAGGCCGTGCGCTCATTTTTAACCAGGAGTGTTTCCTCTGGGGCCTGGACTTAAACATGAGGAGAGGAACCAATGTTGACCGGGACAATTTAGAGATGAG ACTGAAAGAGCTCAACTTTGAAGTGGAGACTCACAATAACCTCAAACAGGTGGAAGTCTTAGAGAAAATCAGTAAAG CTGCAGAGGCCGACCATTCAGACGCAGACTGCTTTTTGCTCGTCTTCCTGAGTCACGGTGAGAAGGATCATGTCTGGACCCACGATGAAAAGATCAGCATTCAGGATATCACCTCCAAGTTCAAAGGAGACAAGTGCAGGAGTCTTGTGGGAAAACCAAAGGTCTTCATATTTCAG GCCTGCCGTGGAGACCAGTCTGACATTCCGGTGACTCCTTGCGCTGCTGGGGTTAGTGAGTCGGACAAAAATTATGTGGCGATGGACACTGGCGCCCTCTATACCCTCCCTGCTGGGGCTGATTTCCTCATGTGCTACTCTGTGGCTGAAG GTTACTATTCCTTCCGGGAGCCCTCGAACGGCTCCTGGTATGTCCAGGACCTGTGTGACCTGCTTCAGAAGTTTGGGGACTCACTTGAATTCACTCAGTTACTCACGTGGGTCAACTGGAAAGTGTCGATGAGGAAAGTTGAGTCCGTTGACAACCCAAAAATCGATGGGAAGAAGCAAGTACCTTGCTTTGCTTCAATGCTCACTAAGAAACTCTTCTTCAAaccaaaaaagtaa